ACTTTCAAAATATTTTTTATAAACTCAGAGTCAGATTCATTGTCTTCTCCAAGTCTCTTTTTTATTACTTTTAATAAGGTCCGTCTATCCCATTTAAAGGTAATTGATTTATCTTCTTTTATTTTGTTTAAATCAGGAGAATTTAACAATTCAAATATTTCTGTTCTCAAACATACAAAAATATCGAGATTTTCATATTCATAATTTAATCTTTTGGTTTCTTCTAATAACGAAAGTAATATTCTTTCATTTTCAGTACCTTTTTCAAACTTAGAATCCAATTCATCAAAAAAATTCCTATTCCAAATGTACATTCACTCAAAATTGATGATGTTTTTCTTCAAAATCTTCCAAAAATCATAGTATTCTGCTTTTACAGAACTTTTCTGTTCTTTTAAATTAAATCTATTTTTTATAGTAGAAAATAATTTTTCAAGTAAATTGGTTTCAATTTGTGTTTCGATTTCTCTTTCTATAATTTTACTTATTATCTTATCAGAAGATAGGTTCAAAAAAAACTATTTTTTGCAAAAATTTATTTATTAACTTAAGATTTTTTTCTATTTTCTCCATTCATTTTTTCATCTTTTATTCTCTTAAAGATTTCAATAAAATCATAAATTTCCAAATCATATCTAATTCTTTTCTTATATTTTTCTATCTTAGTTTTATCTAATTTATTCAAAATAAGATAAAACTTTTCCATATTGCAATTAATAATTTTAAAATTATTTTCTTCTTTAATTTCTCTTACTTTTTTTAAAAAATATGTTTTCCTGTGCCTTTATATCCTAAAATTAAAAAATTTTTCTTGTTTAATAAAATCATTCACATTGAAAACGTCCTCATAATATTTTAAATCTTCATTTTTCCATCTATTTTAAAATCTTTTACAATATCCTCACTTATCTTATTGATACAAATTTTGACCAACTCCTTTATTTCATTTTCTTTATTATTTTACATCATTCTTTTACTTTTACAACTACAAAAAGACAGTCAATCAACTGTCTAATATATATTAAAATTCTTATTTACTGGTGAGGGATTAATGGTGCTGTCAACTTTTCTACCTGAAACTCCCTCATACCGCACCATTCCTAAATTAAAAATCATCTTCATAAAAGTACTTCCTTTTTCATATGCATCGATAAAAATGCAGAGTATACTACTACATTTATGATTATTTTCAATAGAGATCCTCCAGATAGGTTGATAACTAATTATATCACTACTTTCTTAGTTAGTCAATAAAAAGACAGGGCAATCTTTACGACTGCCCTATATAAATATTCCTATTCTTTTTTTTATTTTTTTTTCTTATTAGCTTTTACAGTCTCATCTGTTTCTTCAAAAACTCGAAACGATCAAATCCCACTATCATGATTAAGACTATTGCATTAGTCCCAATCAAAATACAAATCCTCTCTTTTTGATTTTTCTTCTATGTAACTAAATGCTCAGGATATTTATTCCTTAATTCTGTTTTATCATTGTCAAATTTTCTTTTCTTTGATATCCTCTTAATTTTAATGTCAGAACTGAGTTTAAAAAAACTAACCCTAACATTACTATAAGAAATTTACGACTTCTGTGATATGTTTTCATTTTATCCTCCGTTTCTTCACAAATCCAAACTTTTCCAGTAAAAGTTCAAAAATCCAGTGCTTATACCATATCTTTTCTGATTTACTGTTTCTAGCAGAGCTTCTCCGAAAAATCCCAAGACAGGACTCCACGGATACAGAAACCCAGCGTTGAAATGACCACCACTTTATTAAGGGATAGAGCAATCGCCATTGTCATTCCAGCGACGGCTATACGCTTAACATATGGTTTTACTGGCTGATTGTCTACCATCTTCTGTGCCACTACTCCAAACAGCACTCCTGAAAAGAAAAGTATAAGAAAAGTCCGTGATTGTCTATTATTACTTTTAAGTCCTCTATCATTAATTATGCTCCTTATATTCCTATTGCTGTTTTCTTCTCCAAGTATTTTGTGTATTATTTCATCCACATTTACAGTTTTCAAGTTGCTTCAGCACCTTTCAGTAATAAATCTTCAGTAAAGCTCTCAATATCATCAGGAATGTATGGGTTGTTTATCTCCTGTGCCTTTTTTACAAATTCCTTAAACTTTCCAAAAGTTATTTTAACAGCTTCTAGTTTTTCTATTCCTTTTTTTAGCCCCAAAGATTATCTCCTTTTCTAGTATTTCTTTTCTAGTGAAATCCACTAACATCCCTATTAAAATTACTTGTAACTGTTTATCCATTTTATCTCTCCTTTTCTTATTTTAATTAACATCAATTTTAAGCTATCCAGCAAGCTATACAACAAACTTTATCTTGCTAGCCAACCTATTTATCCAAAATTATTTTTAACGTTCAAATTCAGCTTGTATTCAAGCCATTTGCACATTATTTTAGTTCAAAATGTGGCGTATCTTTCTTTTTCCAGTTTCCACCCCATCCGATGTTAATGTTTTTGGATTTTGCAACTGCCAAGATATGATCTGCAACATCTTTCAATCTTTTAACATCGTAACCTTCCTGTTCTGAAAATTTTCGATAACTTCCGTTTTCATAAACTCCTGTTAAAAATATATCAACTGCATGTCCAAATCCATCACTTTTAATTTGATGATTAGATTTTGAAGTAACACCATTGGCATATGTTACAATTTTCCCTGGTTTAGTTCTTCCTAACGCAAATAATGCTTTTGTTCTTCTGTTGTTCTTGCTCCTCGTAATTCTAAAATCATACGGACTGTTTTCAATTGCAGCTTTCATTACTTCAACTAGTTTTGGATGTACATTTTCATTTTATCCAAACTTGATTGAGTAAAAGAATATTTCTTATTTTCAGTCCCTACATTTTCCTTATCCCAATCTTTCAAATACTCCTCCTTTCTCTGAACTCTGTTTAACCAACCTGTCAAAAATCTTTCTTGTGTTCTGTCAGCTTCAACTTTTCCTTTGTAATAAATTCTTTGTAAATTATGATAAACTTCCAAAATTTTTCAGGATCTGCCGAATTTAATGCTTCCAATGTTTTGTTTCCGATTATTCCGTCCACATCAAGATTTGCATTTGTCAATTGGTTTATAGCAATCTGTGCGTTTTGTTCCATTTCTGCCGCTGTTTACAGCCCAGTCGCATATAGATAAAGCCACTTTGTCATTTACAACTTTATCTAGCATGTTTCCTAAGTAATATTTTTTTAGATATATATTTTTTGCAAAATCTATTGTTAAATCTTGCATATCTCCCTTATATCCAAAGTCTCTTGCATCTTCTTCAGTTATTCCGTATTTTGTTTTTCCTCCAGCATCATATTTATCATTTGAGTATCCACCTTCAACTTTTAGTAAATAATCAAATATTTTTTCAAATCTATTCATCTACATCACTTCCTTTATTTCTTCAACATTCAATATTATGTTGTCTTCTTCAAATTTTACTCCAACAACTTTATATTTTTTACCATCCAATTCTATTTCTGTGCATATCAATTTTTCTATATTCATTCAAATCACTCCTCTTAATTTTGAAAAAAATCTTTTACGTTTAAATCCAACATTTGTTCAATAGTGTATCTGCTGATTCCAACTACTGCCATTTGCTCTGCCATGTCAGCAATTTCTAAAATATCCTGAATTTTTTAGCCAAAACTTTTAATTCTGACCTGTCCAATTCAATAAACTCAACCATTTTTTTATCATTTTGCACTTTTACTTTCTCGATTTTATCTTGTTCCAAAGTCCACATTAGCGACATTTTTAACGATAAGCTGTTTCTATTTCTTTCGTTATTTTCAAATGTGTATTTTTACCATCTTTTCGATTTCGAGAGATTGATTTAAAAAATTTAATTTAGCTTCTGCTAAGTCTTTTAATGCTTTTCCTTAACTCTTTTAATTTTTTATTCAGTAAATCATTATCGACTTTCCAAGTATTGCCATTTTATCCCAGATACTCCAGTCATTTGGTTTTGCGATTGTAACTATTGTTTCACTAACCTCATCCAAATAATTTCCATCGCTTAAAACTGTTTTACCAGCTTTTATTTTCTCCACTTCTGTCATTTCTCTCAACTCTCCAGTTTTTTTGTCCAAAGTTGGATTTGAAAGTAAAGATGTTGAGAATTTCATAGTTTCTTCATTCCAGTCAGGATAAAACAAGTTCGGATTTTTTTTAAATTCCTCTGCTGTTGTAACTGTCGGTCGTGCTATACACTCCATTGTTGCGATTAAATAAATGTAAATTACTGCCATTTTTATCACTCCTATTTTATTATTTTTTTTTTTGATTTTTATTCTGTGCTAACTTATGAATTTATACAGAATTTTGAAAAATATTTATTGATTTTATTGACTTTATTAAACAATATAGCTAACCGAAAAAATAATACTAGCAGAATTAACCGTTGCGCCTTTCCATTTACCAATCCCATTAGGTTCAATGTAAACCGCTCCGTTGGAGACGTTGTACTGTGATGCATTAACCGAAAGAAATGTCTTGGGCTTAAATCCGTCTGGAACTTGGAAAATGACAGTACCATCATTAATCCCACTTAATGCATTACCACTGTCAAAGATGATGGTTACAATATTCCCAACTTTTTCTACAATATTACATGTAGTTCTTCCAGCACCAATTGCTTCTGCATGAACGTAAAGTCTCGCTTGCTGAACTTTGGATAAATTTTCCACTTTATCGGAAATTGGTTTATTACTTATCGCCCTGAATTTCCCTGAATCGTTGTATGTCAGACTGTTGTCTTCAATACATTCGTAATAGAATTTCATAACATTATCATAATAAAACTTACCTTTCGTTTTATTGCCAATGTCCTGTATGTTTCCGCCGAATTGTAATCCTAGAATTTCAGCTAACCGATTTCCTTCCAATGCCGTTCCTTTTTGTGATCCGTACAAAGTGCTATCTGATAAAACAAAAGAATTGTTTTTGAAGCTGTGCAAATATTCCTTTTGTCTTTCAAAATCCCTTTGTCAATCTTATCTAACATATTATTTTTTAATTGATAGATCTGATATTCTGCACCACCTAATTTTAAAATACATCCTCAAACTGATTTTCTCCATCAATTCTAATTAACAATTTTAATCCGTCAAATACACCAAATTCTTCGATTCCAGTCAATGCAACTTCGTAGATATCTTTGTTAGTTCCAACAGTTCTAATTGTATCTAGAGTATGCACCAACCCTTTTTGTAAATCATTCATGACTTGTGCTGACAATGTTGTCCCAACTTGAGTTGCTGTTTCTTCACCTTTCCAAATATGCCTAACCAATCCAGCACCAACATCGTTTGCACTTTCAACTTTGTAAACATCTAAATTCGTTCCTATCCAATCCTTTATTTTTTTTAACATCTATCTTACTCCTTCTTGTGTAATTACATTTATTCTTGCTAAATTACTCTCATAACTTTTTTGTTGCAAAATCTCATCATAAAAGCTATCCTCTATTTTTAAAATTCTTTTCGCTCCAACAAAGGCCCCATTTGAAATATAATTAGCTGTTTGCACCTTATATTTAAAATCAACAGTTATTTCCACACCTTTCGCTCTTATTTCGAGCAAGATATTTAAGATACTCTTTTTTATATATGCAGACAGTCTTTTATTCAATATAATGTAAATGCTTCCTGCTTTTTCTTTATAAAATTGTGTTTCAAAATTTCCGTTAAAACTTCCATTTTTAACTTTAAAATCTATGTTTTTAACTTTATCTTTTATAATCCCTTCTTTAAAAATAAAAATATTTTGCTCATAATTTTCAATTATAATCTTGAGCACGTTTAAGATTGTTTCAAAAGTTGCATTTTTACTTTTCCTTGAAATTTCAGCAAGTATTCTTTTTCTATAATTTTCATCTTTTTCGTTCGTGTCCCTTTTCAAATTAAAAGATGTTCCAAATTTGTCCAATACGTAACCTTCCGCCTCCATAATGTTTAAAGATTTCAAAAGTTCATATATTCCTTTACTTGCTTGTCTTACTTCTTCTAAATATAAATTTAACAAAAAATAATTATTGCTTCCCCTGTCTCTTCTGTACGTGGAAATCTACTTATTATTTCATCTGTATACTCTTCGCTACTCTTAAACATAAATTACCTCGATATTATTTTCGTTTATTTGAAATTTTGACCAACTGGGACTGTAAATGTTTTGTCGAAATTTTGTATTTCAACATCGGATTCTGTTAATCCCATTTTCAAATTTATTTTTCTTATATCGTCAATTCCTAACACTTCTGAATATGTCTTTAAATAACTAATAGATTCTCCTGTTTTTAGATTATTAATATAATTTAAAATTTCCTGTTGTATTTGTTTTGTCCAACGACTATCTTTTTCATCTAAATTTTTTGTTTCCAAAACTTCAACTTTTATTAATAACGTACTATATTTTATGATGTTATATATTATTTTCTTTCAAATACACCTCTTTTTATTTTTTTTCAAAAGTTTGTGCATTAGAATCTGCGAGTCAATATGCCATCTGCTTTCAAATCTAAAATAGTTTCAAAAATTTTGTCATCCGGTGTTCCTTCTAAAAGCACTTCTTTTAACTGTTCCAGCTTCAGTAGCTGGCTCAGTTTCAGGATCTAATATCAACACATTTTTAATATTTTCCAAAGCCATTAATCCGTTATATAATGCTGCATGTGTAGCGGTTTGTTCAACTGTTTCCTTTCTTTTAAGTCTTTCCCTATAAAGACTATCACTCTCATTATTTGCACCACCAGTTACATCCGCATCATTTGTAATTTTAGCAACTCCTTCATATTCAGTCGTAAAAGTAACATCACTTGTGATATTGCTTTCTTCTCCGATTTCAAGAGCCTGAATAAATCCTATTCCGTAATACTCATTATTATCTAATTTATCCAACGCAACGTTTGATAATAGTCTATATTCTTTTTCAGCATATTTAATAATTGTTTGTGCTGGTATAACTCTATTCTTTTCTCCTATTATTTTAACCTGTCCGGTTGCATAAGCCCCTGCTTCCCGTGGAGTTCTCAGTAAAGTTCCAAAGAAATCTAAATATATTCCTGTTGCTGTATTTAGATTCATTTGATTATTAAATTCTAACAATTCTTCCCATATTTGTGATAATTCATAGCCTATCGCTTCAGAATGAATCCCTTCAGGAGTATTAAAATCTAAAATATAATTATTATCTTGTAATCTTGCTTTGTACCTATTTTCTATATCTTTCATAATATCTGTAAAACTTTTTAACACAAATCCCTTTTCTGTTACTCCGAAATCCATCGTTCCTCCTTTCTAAAACGCTAAAGTCTTTCCATTTTTCAATAACATTTCCACTTTAAAATTATAGTTTCCATTTCTATTTTCAAAATCACTTTCAAACTTTGTTATTTCTGCCACATCTTCATCCGACAAAATCGTTTCTTTGACCTGGGCCTCTATATTAAATTTTTCTAATAAATTTCCTATTTGTCCATTATTTTCATTTCTTTTAAGCCAATAAATACCTTCATTCTTATGCAAAACCATTCGTTAAAAATAACCTTAATTTATTTTCCAAACGTAATCTTATTTTTTTAATTCTGAACTTAATATAATATTTTTACCGATTGCAACATCTATTTCTTTATCATCATTTTTTTCTGTTAGCCAACTTTCTACACTCTCCATGATATCCTCCTAATCCAATGGTAATCCACCATTTGTATGAGTTAAAAATGACTTTCCACCAATTGTAGCGTCTCCACTAACTTCTAAACTTCCGTCAACTTTAACAGGCCCACTTATACTGATTGAACCACCTTTTATATTGACACCGCTATCATTTATTGTTACAAGCGTTCCACCATAAGTGATATAGAAGTCGTTAGATATGTTCTTTTCTGCATCACTTGTTATTTGTCCAACTACAACGGCATTATTTATATCAAATTTTGCACTAGAGTTCGGCTCGCAAGGTTCAGAAGCGTTTCTTGCATTAAATGTATCATGTTGGCAAAAGCTACTAAAACCTTATCATTCGCAGCCAATGGAGCATTTACTTTGCATTTACACCCCAAAAAATCAGACAATTGGAACATTTTCAATTATTTCAACTTCATCACGTGTGCCAAAAGTTCAGGAATATCTAACATTTGTATACTACAGCTCATGTTAGAGTTATCTACTTCAACAATTTTAGCTATTGCAAAAGTATTCAAATTATCAAATCTTCCACTTATCATTGATTCTATATGATCTCCTACTGTTTTTTTTCTCACTTTTTACCTCCTACTCCATATGTTCTCACTATTCTATCCCAGTCTTTTTCTTTTTTATTTCCGCTACTTTTTGTAGTAGTTTTTTTAGTTTCTGTGTTATTAGATTTTTTAACCTCGTTTTCTTTTTTGCTTGTTTTTTTAGTATTTTTTTCATTTTTCTTACTCTTTTTATCGTCTTTTTCTTTTGCTTTTTTCTTTTTATTTTTAGATGCTTTCTCATTTTTCCCTTTTTTTCCAGAAACAATTTCGATTTCATTAGCTTTCTTAGCTTCTTCATCATCAAATTTAGTTTTATTTCCAACTCTGTATATGCATCGCTTTTAAAATTAATAACGTGCTTACCTTTTGTGATAAGATACTCTCCTTTAATTTCAAGTTGCTCAAATTCCTTTTTTAAATCTAAATTAATCTTAAAACCTTCTTGAAATCTATGATCAAATATACTTTTCAATGTATAAGTACCGTCATTTTCTTTTACATCTTGAAATCGATTCGGATCAAATTCTAAAATACCTCTATTTATCTTATCTCGTGGTTGAAAAGTGACAACTCCATTTGTTATAAAAAAAAACACTTTTAATTTCTTTAAAGATGTGTTTTACGTTGTTATGCATTGTTTTCCGTCTTTATAATCAATATCCTTACCAAGCTCTATTGTCCCAGCTTTTAATTTATCAATTTTGATAAAATTAATTTTATTATTGTGCTAGCTTTTGTCCCTTTTCCAGTTTTAAGATTTATTTTTGTATCCTTGTATTCATCATTATAAGTATTACAAGTTATCTCAAATTTCTTATCAGCGTTGCTCCAACTTCCTTTCAAACTCTCGATAATCCCTTTATAGATAACACCAATATCTTTATTTACTCCATCATTCCAATACCCAGCTTCAATAACTACTTCAACACCTTTTTTAATTTTTAATCATTTCATCTGTTAAATTATAAATAACTATTTTAGCAATATTAGTGCTTTCTGTTATATCAAATTCAGTTTGTATCTCGAAATCTGGCGAATAATCAACTCCATTTTCAATTTGAAATCTTTCAAATTCAATTTCCTCTGTTTCATCTCCATTTTTTACTTTAAAAGTTACTTTTGCATATCTGTCCCACAAAATATAGTAATTATCATTTCCTGTGTTCTCAGCCATTAAACCACCACCATAATATCCTGTAATATTCCAGCTGTCTCTGTTGTAAACTCAACATCAAAGCCATTCAAATTAATTGGCAAAGCTATCATTTTAACATTTGGGAATTCTTTATATCGTCTTCTGCACAATAAGAACAAATCTTCGTATGCATTAATTCTTTGACCCATATGTAAATTTTCGTTATCAGTATTTACATCTAAATACCAAAGTTCTTTTATATTGTAAATTTCCAATATAACTAACAACGTTTCTTCTCCATCGTCTAATAAAATTCTGTAACTACTTTTTTTATTTTTCTTATATAAAATATCAAAACTATATAATTTTCTCATGCTTTAATATCCCCTGTTCTAGGATCATCTCCAAGTCCACCTTTCATTGATTCACTCATCGAAACTTCAGACATTTCTCGATTTTGGGTATTAGTCTCTGGATCATAAGCACTCGTTGTAGTCTTTCCGTCAGTTGTAGTAAATTTTAACAAGTTTACTTCTTTTAAATTTATCGAAACTTTTATACTAGTATAATTTTGATAATTTTCCGAGTAACTGACACTAGTTATTGCAAGTGGAGCATAAACCTTATCAAATTTAGTATACATAAATGTTGTATAATTTCTTTTTTTGATTCTTTAACTAATTTCTCGAGTTCATCTTTCCATTCTTTACCGTGTAAAATTACCTCAATTTTTAATGTATATGGATTCACAAACATATTTTCATTAAAATTATCTTTAAATACGATTTGTAGCCTGTTATTTCATTATCTTGACTATAATCGGTCGAAATTACTAAAAGAGGTATAGTACCTAAAAATCCATTAGGTTTTATGCCAAAATATTTTAAATACATTTTTTCAAGTCTATCTTTGTGCTTCAAATCCTGCAATTGCTTTTTTTAAAAAATCTAATACTTGCATTCTATACCTCTAAACTATTCCTAATTTTTCAGTTCATTTTTTAATTCGTTTAGTGTTTCATCATTTCCATTAACATTAAATACAAAATGATTATTATTTGTAACAACTGTTCCACTGTCTTTCAGTCCACCACGAGTATTAGCTTTAATAGATTTTAAATTGTTTAACATATCGTTAGTTGTTGTGTTTCTTGCAACCATTGAGCCGTTTGGCAACCAAATAGCTTCATCTCCATGCTCATCGATAGTAGTCATTCCCCAACCACCTTGTGCTTGGAAATTATTAGTTCCCACCGCTTTATGTCCTAAATTACCTAAACTTGCACTTTGATATGTTAAAGGCTGCGGAGTGAACGCTACTCCTATTTTTTTTGCTGTGAAGCAGTTTTAGATTTTGCAAGAAATTCTGCCATTCTCGATATTGCAGTTCCTAAAATACTAATAACTCCTCAATCGCTCCTGCAATTACTGAACAAGCCTCTGAAATAATTTTTTTGGCAGCATTCCAAACTGTATTAACCGCATTTCTAAAGTTTCGTTTTATTATAAAGCTCAACAAGCCAGCCAATAAAAGCCCGATCGCAGCCCGATTGGACCTCCTAATAAAAGACCGGCGATTGCTCCTACCGCCATTTCCCAATGTTCTTTTATCTGATCCCAAATTGCATTAACACCATCTCTAAACCAACTCACGTTGTTATATAACCAAACAAGTGCTATACCGATTGGTCCGCCTATTAAAAAACCTCCTAAATAAGACAATATCATTATCCAGTGTTCTTTTATAAAATCCCAAGCCATATTAACACCATCTCTAAACCAAGATACGTTATTATATAGCCAAGTAAGTCCCGTCCAAATTAGCATTATAGCACCTATTATTGCCATTGCTATTAAAACGTATGGATTTAAAGCTGCAACTGCATTAAATGCTGATTGTGCCGCTTTTTTTATATAAATCATTTAATTCAGAATTAATTATTACCACCGAGTTTGGATATTTTATTTCAAAATCTCTTTCTATTTCTTCTATTTCACTATTAACTCGGTTCAAATTTTTTCTTAAAATAAACACTTCATCTGCTATTAAATTATTCATTCTTTATCCTCCTTAAATACCTTTTTATTATAATTAATTATACCTCTTTATACTCTAATCGAAAAAAAACTTATAATCCAAATCAATCCATAAATCACGAATAAATTTATTATTGTAGCAACTAAAAATATTATTACATTGCTTATATTGAATCTGGTTTTATATACAATAACTAATCCATAGATGTATCTTACCAGCGCTAATACAGCCGTTAATGTAATTAGTCCACTTATCATTCTCATTATTATTTCCATTTATTCCTCCTCTGTTATCACGATTGCATTGTCAATTGTAACTCTACGATTGTTTTCGTTTATTAAATTTAACGATATTCTTCCACTCTTATTTGAATCTCTTACCCTTATCATTCCTTTATATTCTTTTAAGACTTTCCCATCAAGAGTATAAACCCTTACAATTCTTTTTAATCCACTTGTATCGCTTTTCCAATCTTTTCGACTGTCTTCCCATCTTGCACAACTTCCTAACGATCCTAAAATTACAATTCCTAATAATAATTTCTTCATTTTAATTTCCTTTTTTTTTTATTCATACCAAACTCTTGTTTCTGTGACTTGTTCAGATTTTCTTTGAACTCTTTTAATATCAAAATATCCATCTACAACCCATTCACTTTTAGCGTGATAAAACCAAAAATAACCTTTTCTGAATTTCCTACCACATAGTATTCTTTTTTAACATTTCTATAATTTATTGTTCCACTATGCCAATCTCCAACACTTTCTTCCTTTTTTTATGATAGGAAGTTTTCAAGAAGTGTTTTGTATTCAACTTGCAACAACGGATAACCGTTGTCTATTTTCAAAATTATTCCGTCTAATATTGTTTTTTCTGCCATTTATTCCTCCTAACTTTATAAGTTCTCACCA
The window above is part of the Leptotrichia wadei genome. Proteins encoded here:
- a CDS encoding M15 family metallopeptidase is translated as MKAAIENSPYDFRITRSKNNRRTKALFALGRTKPGKIVTYANGVTSKSNHQIKSDGFGHAVDIFLTGVYENGSYRKFSEQEGYDVKRLKDVADHILAVAKSKNINIGWGGNWKKKDTPHFELK
- a CDS encoding putative peptidoglycan-binding domain-containing protein, yielding MEQNAQIAINQLTNANLDVDGIIGNKTLEALNSADPEKFWKFIIIYKEFITKEKLKLTEHKKDF
- a CDS encoding DUF5052 domain-containing protein, which codes for MKKLLLGIVILGSLGSCARWEDSRKDWKSDTSGLKRIVRVYTLDGKVLKEYKGMIRVRDSNKSGRISLNLINENNRRVTIDNAIVITEEE
- a CDS encoding baseplate J/gp47 family protein, with product MDFGVTEKGFVLKSFTDIMKDIENRYKARLQDNNYILDFNTPEGIHSEAIGYELSQIWEELLEFNNQMNLNTATGIYLDFFGTLLRTPREAGAYATGQVKIIGEKNRVIPAQTIIKYAEKEYRLLSNVALDKLDNNEYYGIGFIQALEIGEESNITSDVTFTTEYEGVAKITNDADVTGGANNESDSLYRERLKRKETVEQTATHAALYNGLMALENIKNVLILDPETEPATEAGTVKRSAFRRNTG
- a CDS encoding glycosyl hydrolase 108 family protein, encoding MNRFEKIFDYLLKVEGGYSNDKYDAGGKTKYGITEEDARDFGYKGDMQDLTIDFAKNIYLKKYYLGNMLDKVVNDKVALSICDWAVNSGRNGTKRTDCYKPIDKCKS